The sequence ACTGTTCATGGTGAAGTAGATCACCGCGCCGCCGCTTGAGACCAGCCCGAGGTGCCAGGCGCGCACCCGCGGCCGGCCCGCCGCGTCCGGTTGAGGCGCCACAGGTTGCGGCTTATCCACGCGTCGAGGCAGACGTGGGCTCGCCGGCTCTGCGGCCGGGGCCAGTACGTGCCAGAGGAGGATCACCGGGATGACCGTCAGGCCCCAGGCGACGAACGAGGCACGCCAGGCATCCTCCCCAAGCCAGCCGAGCAGCACCGGGCCGGTTGAGGCGACGGCCAGCACCTCGCCCGCGATGATGCCGTCGGTGTAGAGCGCGGCGGCCAGGCCGATGTGGCGAGGAAACCAGGAGCGCACCAGCACCGGCACGGCCGTCTGGGCCAGGGCGATCCCGAGACTCAGCACCGCGGTGAAGAGATAAAGGAGCGCGACGCTGGTGAAGGGCGCCCGCAGCAGCGCGCCGGCCGCGAGGAGCACAAGCCCGATGGTGACCGCGCGCCGCCCACCGATGCGTTCGATGGCGCGCCCCGACGCCCAGGCGGCCCCGCCCATCATCAGCATCGGCAGCCCGGTCAGCAGGCCGGTCGCGGTGTACGACAGGCCCAGGTCGCGCTGGATGAGCGGGAGGACCGGCGGCACGCCCAGGAGGACCGTGCGGAGGGTCGCCCCGACGAGGAAGACGAGGCCCAGCAGCGCGAACCAACGCCACCCACGCCG is a genomic window of Sphaerobacter thermophilus DSM 20745 containing:
- a CDS encoding CynX/NimT family MFS transporter; its protein translation is MDARDSEAAAADNRRGWRWFALLGLVFLVGATLRTVLLGVPPVLPLIQRDLGLSYTATGLLTGLPMLMMGGAAWASGRAIERIGGRRAVTIGLVLLAAGALLRAPFTSVALLYLFTAVLSLGIALAQTAVPVLVRSWFPRHIGLAAALYTDGIIAGEVLAVASTGPVLLGWLGEDAWRASFVAWGLTVIPVILLWHVLAPAAEPASPRLPRRVDKPQPVAPQPDAAGRPRVRAWHLGLVSSGGAVIYFTMNSWIPPYNDALGHGDATALALTVLNAAQLPVSIALTFVAQRLAGERWPFITVGVVGISAIIGMTTTPLSWQPIWVGILGSSSVAVLVLGTALPPLLAGPGEVARLTGATLTINYGVAFVGPLFGGWLWDQFDQPALAFAPVVLAGLILIVLGARLPRRAKVPEPVRARP